From Zea mays cultivar B73 chromosome 3, Zm-B73-REFERENCE-NAM-5.0, whole genome shotgun sequence:
GCGAAGAACCTGTGCTGCTCGTTGCGCGTGTCGTTGTCGACGTCATAGCCGACCCCTTTGCCAAAGATGGGGACGGTGACCTTGTAGACGTCGCCGATGCTGATCTCCGACTCGGCGGCATGGAAGAAGTGGGCGGACACCTCGGGGCCCACCAGGAACGTCACCTTCACTCCCAAGGAGCTCAGCGTGAACACGCTGCCGAGCTTCAAGTACTGGTCGCAGATCACGCCTTGCAAGCTCCTGGTGAGGATGGCAGGCAGGACGCCGAGGAGAGGAGCGCCCTCCGCCACCGGCGGCTCTCGGCGCTTGGGAGGGGCGAAGACGGTTCTTCCCATCTGCTTGGTGGCAGCCAGAATCAGGACGGAGAGGATAGGGAGCACGGCGATCGCCATCGCCGCCAACCACGTGTGCGCAATCGTTgctgtatgatgatgatgatcttcCATGGCGCAATCAGCTGGGCCTGCGCTGCGCGTACGTACTGCTGCTCCAACAAAACAAAGAGGAATCAGTGTCGATGACATCCAGGAACGAGAGAAGATATAtgtagggtgtttggtttgaggaatgagctagttcatcatcttctcactcctcactatttttatttggtttgtggaatggaatgagttgatccatcaccacctcattcctcatagttagttagttagtactaatatgaggaatgaggtcatcccaccaaatttgaggaatgaacctatgatgcaccacctcaatttggatgtagtgattccttaaaccaaacacccccatgATGATTTAATCGATCTTGGGTAAACACAGTACGCTGTAGTGAATTAGTACCAGATCGAGAAGTTGAGCACACCTGCAGGCTGCAGGTAGAGAATTCCAATCTTTTTCGTCCTCGCTTGTGAGAGCCCTCGAGTGCTTGCTTGAGAGCCCGTGGATTCAAAAAGGACCGAGTGGGATTAGAACGGTGTGACTTCTAGGATCGGACCGGATTGGACTGAGCTGAAACAAATCAATGTGGGTTGGGATTGGAGTGGGTCATGAGCTTAATGGCCCTATGATTGGGGCCAGATGTTGATCTATTATCGGTCGATATAAATAGAGCCCATTCGAAAGGATTTGGAAGCTCAAACGTCGATTTTGTTTATTTATCAATTCATATATTCTAAATTTTAGGACACTTTATATTTTCTATATCACTAGCTTATATAAATTTAGATATATGCTATtgtgtgtttgaatgcactagatctAATAGTTAGCTGATAAAATTAGCTCAAAACATCTAAACAGTTTAgttattagctacttttagcaaattagctaacAGTTAGTTAGCTAATTCCACAAGCAATTttatagccaactaactattagctctagtgcattcaaacacctccTATATATAGATAACAACAACAAAATAATTCATTGAAAATACAAACTAACCTATAATTTAGAATGATGTAGGTACCCCTTTGTTATTTTTTATCTATCACGTGTCGCGTTTTAGTTGAAAATGAATCAGTCgacgataaatattcgagaacagACATAGTAATAAATAAACTAGCACAACCTAACTAACCCACTACCACCTTGTCCTTTCTTAATAACACCAATATAAGATCCATAGTCCATATGTCCTTTGTCCCTCTTTTTTCTAAACCTAACATAGACAATGACGCTGAGACATGCACACTCGTCCTACTGCTAAGTAATGAACACCATCAAATTTAAAAATAATTCTTAAAAAATACTATAGCAACATAACTTTAGTGGAAAGCCTCAGTTTGTTTAATGTGCATATGCTCTATCAAATCacactaacacgtatggattaatTAAAGAGACATATCATTATTCAAACAAGGCTTTAGCGGATAGGCTTGATCATGAGAAACCTGCCACTCGATTCGTTTGAACATAAAGTGGTACTTGAGTAAAAACAATCTCAACGTTTAGTCAAGTTTGTATAAAACACATCAACATATATATGATACCAGAAGAAATGCCAATGGGTTTGCAATAAACATTATTTTCAAGTGTCACCTCATCAACGTTTTGGTTATTGGTAAAAATTTGTGAGATGTTGAGGGTGATAATATATGTGAGGTATGCTTTTTATATAATTGGTTGTGCATTAATATTTTATCGAATAATTTTTATGCGACGCATTGCGTGTCATATGAAAAAAAAATAAGGTAAAAGTGTGCATAAGTGGAGGTTCGAATGTTGATTGTTGGCTCCACCAATCCACACTCATCGAACCAACACAAATATATATTTTATGTTTTATCAAAACAAAGTCTATGCGTGTGATATATAAAGAAACCCGAAGCAATATACGGATAACTGACTAGCATGTTGTATATATATTTGTAATCCATTGTCTGTGAGACCCTAACCGCCTAATTGGATTTAAGTTTTCATATGCGCCTTTCTTGTTGCTAGATTAACTATCATGACGAGGTTAATCGGATGAAAAAAAGGAAGCGACACGTTGCTACGGTTACAAGGTTTATGAGTTAGTTAAAAAATTGAAAGCTGGAATGTGAGTGTGAAAGTTTGCACTAATAAAAGAAAATGAAGTGTTTACCTTCACGGCTTCACCTAACAAAAAACCAGGCGTTCCATTacatgcgtgcgtgcgtgcgtacgTGTCCACCGGCAGAAGAATATCCGTGAAGCCAGCGCCGCATCTTGGTCCTGACCCCTCACTATCCACCCGTGTCATTTGGAGAGCACTACTAGTTTTGTAGCGCATCACGACAAGGAGTAGTGGGCCGCCTGTTGGGATCTCGGCCTTTCGGTGGATCCAAAGTATCCAACGCAAAAGCGCTGTGGATGCAGAGCAAACAAACGAAGGAACACGAGAGGAAGCATTGGATCGGTGATGCGATGCGAGCGAACATCTCGCAGCAGCACAGCACAGCAGCTTGTACACCGGGAGAAACAGGCTTTCGATTTGGCCCCAGGAGAAACCTACCTGCTTGAGTGGCGAGTGCAGTACATGAACGGCGGCCGGCACGGCAACACGACGAGCGTTGCACACACCTGACTACCTGCCCAGCGGGTGGTTCGCCCAGCAATGTGGTTTTGGTGTCTGGGGAGCACCGCATCCAGGTTTTTTTTTGGTGGTACTATTATTTGGTGATGATTGTGACGGATTGGAGTGCcacatgcaaaaaaaaaaaaaaacagctGTGGCGTGTGGGTTGCATACTGCATCTGTACCAGCAGCACACCAAACACGTTAGTTCTGTTCTGACagtgaggaggagttggaccattaTTTACCCGTTACGTTACATATGACTTGTTGCTTTGGTAAAAGAAACAAGTTGCGTTGGAAGAGCAGGACTGATGGGCCTTTTATATATTGGTGGTGATGTCGAAGACCGATAATCATTTGTGTCCAAAATGGGAAAACATATACGTATACACACCCACTGAGATGTGAGATCACCCACACGACATCTGTTTAGCTTTCTGCCCTCAGACGATCGCGACTCGCGAcgcaaaaataaaaataaaaaaaataatgaTATGATAATTGAGCTGGCTGGCTGGAGACTTGTCTCGACGGATATATTAAGAGAGATCAAATAATACAGTCACAGTGGTCTACAATAATAAGCTCATGGTTAAACAACATGTGAATGCTCCACACTTATGCATAGTTTACTAGGCCACGAAGCCACAGCACATCACTAATAGGAGAATAATTCGGTCATTCACGCTCGTATAAATAAAAAACAAAATAACTTGCACAAGAACTAAAACAACAAGCCAGTAACAGCTCACACAATTATTTTACTGAGCCATTCTATAAAAAACATATTACTTTTATAGCTCGACGTGTGATGCATGCATGTGCTACAATTTACTATATGTTAACTGAACCAACTGacgtgatatatatatatatatatatatatatatatatatatatatatatatatatatatatatatatatatatatatatatatatatatatatatatatatatatatatatatatatagattgtatattagcagccctgggcttcctttagttattggaagcccaggccagacagtgcaatccggtcgagccggaccaggtccagacgtctataaaagaaaatccgtagtgctagggatcagtttttacgccccatctcgattcattagagACGGTTGCCAGGCCGAcggtggcggcccccgatccagagggcgagcggcggcggcagcgcccttatgcggtggcggcggtttcaggccggcggtggcggcccccgatctagagggcgagcggcggcggcgcccttgtgcggtggcggcgattcccaggccggtggccgcaactccattacctcgacgcgcggtggcggaggtttctcgatccgcagcgaggcccttgtgcaggcaagcggcggcgtccccgaagccccgaggaggcggcacttccaaggccggcgagcaagcgacgcccgtcgacgtgcgagtagcgacggcgacgcatgaggcgcgatgttcgagcgagcgacgtcacggaaggggcgagatgcgcgcagcgatgatcgcgcgtgacatcctctgatccagcgcatttttcttttcgtttattgtgttttatgcctaccacatgtattatttacgctaaaaactgtatgtttttatgctttaacacagagttcgtatatcagtttactgcatgcaatggaaactcccaagaTTTGAAAggaaattccttgatttatgctgttcttaatttgcgcgcatgcaatggaaacttccacgattttgccataatttttggatctgtataaaaatagaaaccgcatgcatgcggctaccatgtttttcggatctgtcataaaaataggatcgtaataacaacctactaaagctatcaacatctaattgactcggtatttacgcttataattgagggattttatgctcaaaacttaaggtttttacgctccacccggagatgcgtccaccagtgaacaacatgccagattttttacgcagtgtaaggaattgcataaatacctacaccgtgtagtataatttgtttcagtatacatcataaactagttctaatgtgtttagttgcatggctgttggagggatcctatatttatgaaggaaataaaacattaaatgtgattttttgtttctatgcatgcaattcatttcctttcattgcatattctttccatcataaattcgtgtgcatgcagcctgtagcagatttttacgcagtataccgaattgcataattatctacacagtgtagcatatttagtatcagtatatagcataaaatggtcattacgagttttagttgcatgtctgtttcagcgatcctaaatttatggaggaaataaagcatttaaaatagaaaccgccacacatatctttcctaaatttacacgcatgcaagggaacgtgattgactcatgcatgcattttgccataattttaggatctgtataaccgcatgcatgcggctgccatgtttttcggatctgccataaaaataggatcgtaataacaacctactagagctatcaacctctcacattggctcggtatatacgcttataattgagggattttatgctcaaaacttaaggttgttacgctccaacccggaggtgcgtccaccagtgaacaacatgccagattttttacgcagtgtaacgaattgcataaatacctacaccatgtagtataatttgtatcagtatatatcataaactagatttaatgtgttttaactgcatggctgttggagggatcttatatttatgaaggaaataaaacattaaatacgattttttgtttctatgcgtgtaattcatttcctttcattgcacattatttttatcataaattcgtgtgcatgcagctggtaacagatttttacgcagtatatcgaattgcataattattaacacattgtagcatatttagtctcagtatatatcataaaatggtccttgcgcgtctagctgcatggctgttgcagcgatcctaaatttatggaggaaataaaggattttaaaaacagaaaccgccgcacatatctttcctaaatttatgcgcatgcattggatcgtgtttgactcatgcatgcattcctttttttgcgctaacagacgtggggcaggtggcgcacccgacagcctgtttgggcgcgctggttgaaccagtttgcaggggtggtcggcctgggcttcctttaactattggaagcccagggctcccgttatacctaccatatatatatatatatatatatatatatatatatatatatatatatatatatatatatatatatatatatatatataacgtaGGTGACGTATATTCTTCATATATATTTTTTAAATTGCAGATACCCGTCAATTTGATACCTATGCTATGAATGAATAAATTTATGAATATCTGAACCTCATGTACTATCTACGAATAAAATTTTAAATCCGTGCCTGCATCCAACGGCTATGAAACCCGCGCATGTCGACGCCCGCGCGTGGGAAAGATTATCACCACCAAGTACCAACACACAACACGTTTCAGGGCTCGCATTGGCCGCGGTCGGCGGCATAGGAAGAAGAAAAaactgccggctgctgctgcgcgGTCCACGTACGCGGCATGCAGTGGCGCACCATGTGCCCGTGTCACACACACGTTATGGGTTTGTCTGTTGCGGCAAATTACCGTGCAGGACGGGACGGGAGCCATCCGAATCGCATCGGCATCGCACTCGCACGGGTGCTCTCCTTACCGAAAAGACCCGTTGTCCGGCGGCCTGTGTAGTGTGCGTCCAAAGATAGTGTAGTAGGATACGTATGTACTAGTATTGTTGTTTGCATGTACTTGTCGCTAATAATCTGGGGTTTTGGGAATTTACACAAGCGTTACTGTTTAGGAGGAGTACCCTCGCCTCGGTGACCGCAAGTCGCCGGCGGACAAGCGATTCTGACACCGCGCGGACGGCGAGAAGGACAGAGGTGACTGGACGACCGACCCCCCTGGCCCCACCACGTCGACCCAAATAAAAAACGCCACCTGCACGCGGCTCCACCTACCACTCGATTCACCACACCAGTCGTCCTTCCTTCTCATTCCCCAAGCCAAACCCCCGGGCTCCATCGAACCAAACCTATTTGAATCGCCAAAGCCGGTGGCGGTGGGTCTCACTCTCACAGCCCTCCGCTCCTCGTCCTCACCCCTGCTTCGCTTGCCTAGCCTTCCGTCGTCCCCTGCTGTCAGTCCCCGAAGACGGCGGCGCCGCCGGCCATGGAGGACCCCCTCGCCACGGCGCCGCCACCGCGCCGGCCCCACCGGGAGCGGCGGCACCGGCGGAAGGCGTCGGACGCCGCCGCGGCCGCGCTGGCGGCGCAGGCGGCGTCCTCCTACGGCGACGTCTTCGGCGGGCCCCCGCGGTTCGCGCCGCCTCCTGCGGCGTTCGCCGCGGGGGCGGGGACTGCGCCGGCGGACTACGCCGAGGTGTTCGGCGGAGTCGCGGCCTCCTGCTCCATCCCCTACCTCGACCTGCCGCCCGCCGTTGCCAGCGGAGTCGGCGCCGGCGGGTACGGCGAGATCTTCGGCCGCTTCGACTTCGGGGAGTTTGCGGTGCCGTACGAGGACATGCTTTCTGGTGCAGAGTCTCTGGTGGAGGAGATCGCGTCACCAAGTGGGAGCTCAAGGTACGAACTCTGCTCCCGTTTCAGGATTtcgttttttttcttcttcttcccagccATTGTGCCACTGTTGCCTGAGGCCCATTGTTCGGGCCAAGAATTCTGCTCCGCTTTTAGGCGAGGCCTTATTTTTCTGGCGATTTTAGAGATAATGGGTTTAATGGGGCTAGGTTCTGCACTGTAGAGAGTTTGCTCGTCTTTACCGCACACACCGTTTTGGCGACGAAATGCTGCCTTTGCGTAACAATCTGCGCGTTGGTTCCGCTCTGCTTTTTACTATTTCGGCTGATTTGTTGTGAGTAGGATGGTGGAATGTCGTTTCCAAGCTACGTGTACTGCATTTTTTTTCTAATCCATAAAGGTTATTGTGTTTGGTGAAGTGCTATATTTCGTCACGCGTTCAATACTCACGATTGAAGGGGCTATATCTGTATATATATGGAGTTCTTTTAGGAAATCCTTTTTCGCATAAAAATATTGCCTTCGGGTTGAAGTGCTGTCTTTTTTCTTCTCCACTTTCGAGTTGTTTTAAAATCGAAGAATTAGCGAAATGCCTGTGAAATCTTGAATTTTACTTATGAAATTTATGTAATCGTGTGTTTTCATGACTCTTTATTTCTGTGTTGACTAGATATGTGTCATGATGACGACAtataagggcatgtacagtggagagacaccaaaacggttctccaagcacaggagacaactaagagactatTGTACAATGGATTGTCtataaacgtagtctattaataaatacagaattaaatgtatttgtatagcatcagatcgatagaacagacgacaaattcgtacagtgggaagtgaggcgtctgttgcTACTTGATTTACGAGCCAGAgacgtctcttcacggagagacagctctaagatttttttgcaaataacccccttaaacaccttaagagactccacattaaacaccactgtacatgccctaattATGAATTCTGATCCTAGGTCCCCAAAACATGTCGTAGTAACATACTAACATTTCACCTAAAAGTGTACTCCCGTAATGCAATGGGGCACTGACTCAAACCCTGCTTCCCTCCTAAGTTCAACTACATAATCCCTTTAGCTACTTTCATATTTTTTAATTCATTGTTTTGTAGTTCTTTTCTGTGTCTTTTCAGGGAATTCTTAGCTGTGTAAAGTGGGCTGACCTTTTGATGTCATTGACAAGAGTGAATGCACATGCCATGTTTTATTGCTTCTGATTTATGCTCATTACTTCCATATCTACAGATCATCAACTAGAAAAGAATCGGTCCGATTGGATACTGAGCCATCTGTACCCTATCAACAAGTTCCAGATGCTGGTTCTGGCAGGCACTCTGATGACGAGCAATTTCATGCAGTCTCCTTTCCTCCAGATGGCGAGCAAACGTTCACTATGTCATATAACAAGATCACCCGGGGAAGGCCAGATGATCTTGTTGAAATGACCGCTTGCATAGTAGAACCTTCAATTAGCTATGTGGTTGACTCTTGCAATTTGTCAAATGATTTAGAAATGGATTATGTCCCAGTAATGGACAGTGGCACAAATGCTAATGTTGTGAAAGAAAAGATGAACCTACCAAACATTGCAGATTCCGGCCTGGAGTGTGCTGATAGTGCTTATGTGGTTGATCATCAGCAACATATCCCAACATGCCCTCCCATCTCTGAAAATATTTGCCAGGATGAAAACTACAACAAGAGGTCTAGCACACATTCAGTGTCAAGCGAGGAAGCACCTTCCCCTGACTATCCATTCTTAAGGGTATCCAACATCAACCTTCCAGCAGCACCCATCAAAGTACAACCACCACCGATGCCCCCATCTAAATTGCTTAATAAAAAGGGAagcaacgaaaatggagattctgATGTCAATCCTAACtcagttgctgctgctgctgctatgaAGGAAGCAATGCAATTTGCTGAAGCCAGATTAAAAGCTGCAAAAGAATTGATGGAGATAAAAGGTGTCAGCTCTAAATTCCGTAAGCGGCCAGTTCATCACAAAAGCACAAAATCAACTGAAATTAAGGAATACAATGCACCTGAAAAAGCACATCTATTTGAAGAAAAGCTGGATATGAGAAGATTGGTAAAAGAGGAAAATCAAAGCAATGATATAGCTTTGCTGGATAAAAACACGGGCAGTGTTGCACTTGAGCACAGTGATCATGACAAAAAAGGGATTATATCACCAGGGAAGCCTAAGGAGATGATGCAAAACGACAGTGAACTAGAACAATTAGGAGAGTGGACATCAGATGCTGATTTTTATGAATTGGTTAGCAATGATCAGAAATGCAGAACTAATGGAGCTGAATGCAGAGACAATGGTCTGATGACAAATTCCTTAGCCAAGCTTGACCGgtctgagaatgaaaaattaggaGGCTTTGCAGGTGAGTCAAAAAGGTCTAGGAAATTGTGGGATTGTAACAACAGAACATGTCTGCGGACTGAACATGTAAATCAGGGAAAAGATGGTATAGGTTCATTGGAGGTTGAACAAAAGAATACTAGGTCTCCAGAAGTTACAGAACATGTAAATCagcaaaaagatgctatagattcTGTGGAAACTGAACAAAAGACTCCTAGGTCACCTGAAGTTTCTCCTTGTAATGAAAGGGTGACGTATGAAGAGCCAACCAAAGGAAATAATGATCTGATGACAAATTCTTCCACCAAGCTCGACCAGTCTGTGAAAGTAAAGGAAGGGGGTTTTGCAGGTGAGCCAAAAAGGTTTAGAAAATTGTGGGGCAGTAACAGTACAACAGTTCTGAGAACAGTGCATGTAAAtcaggaaaaagatgctatagcttTCGTGGAGGCTGAAGAAAAGGCACCTAGGTTTTCGGAAGTTCCTCCTTGTGATGAAAGGGTGGCATCCCAAGAGGCAACTGATTCCCGTTTAGAACAATGTCTAGGGGTGGGGAATTCTCTAGGTCACGAAAATGGTGCACAATTTGAGACTTCATGCGTGAATAATTTACCTTCAGAGGTCCATGCAGACCCAGAAATCTCCAGTTCATTTTCGGAATGTTGTTCATCAGGAAGTCATGCCAATGGTAATGAAAATCATTCTGAAAGCACAGCTCAGGAAACTGCATTTGTAGGGAACTCTAGCCAAAATGTCAACAATAAAGAGGAACTTGAGCTTCCGTGCATTGATGGGTTGCCTTGTACTTCAGCAAGGAATCAGATTTTGCAGGAACATTTTAATGTTATTAATGCTGATGAAAACAAGGAAATTGAAGTGAAAATATCAAAATTAGAAGGGTCTTCCAAATCTTATTTGAATTTTGAGGAAGAAAAGTTACCCAGTTTTGTTGATGAATCATGCCTACAGAACAAAAATGAAAGAGAAAATGAAGTAAATTCAGAATCACCCATCCATGAAAAGATGACAAAGTTCGGGTTTGAGGACAAAGGTGATGCATATGAAGATTTTCAAGAGGGAGATATGGATCAGGTTGCTGGATCTGCTGAAGAGGAAGGTTATGTTACTTCAGGAAGTGGTATTGCTAATGAAAGCGAATATGAAGAAGCAGAAGATGATATATTTGTAGGAGACATGGAATCAAATGTAAGAACATGTGGTAGTTTTGACAAAGATCCATATCAGCGCCAAGAATCACAAGGATCATGGGGACCCCAAGATTTGGATAATAGAATGGACAAAATCAGTGATACAATATCTCATGGAAAGGAAAGGGAGACTAAAGAATCCTTGCTGGAGAATGTTGAAAAGACAGCGGCAGAAGAAGTACTAAACCATGACTGCAGGGAAGGGCAGAAATCCATGGAAACCGTTGACTACATATGGCCCAAATATGTATGTGCAGAATTTAATGTAAGTAGTGACAAAGATGGTAATGTGTTTGATTCTGCTGATGAACTTATCAGCGACAATGGCAGTGATTATGCCATGAACATGAGCACAATGTCAAATAATCTGCAAGCTTCATTTTCAGAAGCATGCAGTAGCATTCAACATCTTTCTCAAAAACCTCAGTCTATTTCTGCTGAGAAGGCTGATGAAAGCACTCCTGTTCTTGGAAATCTTGAAGTGGACTGCGGAGAAGCAGGTAGAAAAATTCCAAGTGAAAATTGTGAAGTCTCAGAAGAAGGGCAAAATATTGGAATCGAAATGgaagaaagaaaaagagaagacaaTATATCAAATATAAGGTTCATGGATCAGCAACCATTTTACTTGGACAGTGACATTAGACCTAAGGCTGCAGAAGGTACTGCATCAGAAACTATTCTAAAATCCAGAGAAGAGGATCTTAATGTTCAGAGAACTAAAGTGAGGAATGACATAAAAGAGGCTGAAGGAGAACTCGAGAAGGAGGTAAAAGTTGttgaagagaaagaaaaagaatgcaaaatgggaaaagagaaggaaCAAGATAAAGAGAGACAAAGAAGAGAGTTGGAAGAACAGAAGGAACGGGAAATGGAGCGAGCAAAAGATAGGCTTGCTGTTCAGAGAGCTACAAGAGAAGCACATGAAAGGGCATTCGCCGAGGTTCGAGCTAAGGCTGAAAGAATAGCATTAGAAAGGATCACCTCAGCACGTCAAAGAGCATCCGCAGAAGCCCACGAGAAAgaagagaaggcaaccgctcaagcAGCTCTGGAGCAGGCTTCAAGGGAAGCTAGAATGAAAGCAGAACGTGCAGCCGTTGAGAGAGCAACTGCTGAAGCTCGGGAGAGGGCAATTGAAAAGGCAAAAGCTGCTGCAGATGCAAAGGAGCGAATTGGGAAGTTCAGGTCCTCTTTCAAGGATAGTTTTAAGGCACCTAATCAGGTAGCTGATGTCATTATGCATGCATTTTTTTGTTGCATACACAAAATAAACACTGTTCTAATCCGCATTCTTGACACAGGACAATCAACATGAGGCATCATCTCAGAAGACGGCTTATAATAAGCATGGAAAAAGCATGGATTCTTGTGTTGAAGGTATTGCTAGAAGTATATCCTACTGCAAAATAGTTCAAGTATTTGTCTGTGCAATTTTCTGTAATATTTCTATAGTGTTATCTTATTTGAAACATGGGACTTGACTTGCTCTGGTCATGTTCCCTATTTATAGTAGTCGAGGTTGAGTCAGCTCTACGACATAAAGCAAAATTGGAAAGGCACCAACGCACAGC
This genomic window contains:
- the LOC103651457 gene encoding uncharacterized protein isoform X1, coding for MEDPLATAPPPRRPHRERRHRRKASDAAAAALAAQAASSYGDVFGGPPRFAPPPAAFAAGAGTAPADYAEVFGGVAASCSIPYLDLPPAVASGVGAGGYGEIFGRFDFGEFAVPYEDMLSGAESLVEEIASPSGSSRSSTRKESVRLDTEPSVPYQQVPDAGSGRHSDDEQFHAVSFPPDGEQTFTMSYNKITRGRPDDLVEMTACIVEPSISYVVDSCNLSNDLEMDYVPVMDSGTNANVVKEKMNLPNIADSGLECADSAYVVDHQQHIPTCPPISENICQDENYNKRSSTHSVSSEEAPSPDYPFLRVSNINLPAAPIKVQPPPMPPSKLLNKKGSNENGDSDVNPNSVAAAAAMKEAMQFAEARLKAAKELMEIKGVSSKFRKRPVHHKSTKSTEIKEYNAPEKAHLFEEKLDMRRLVKEENQSNDIALLDKNTGSVALEHSDHDKKGIISPGKPKEMMQNDSELEQLGEWTSDADFYELVSNDQKCRTNGAECRDNGLMTNSLAKLDRSENEKLGGFAGESKRSRKLWDCNNRTCLRTEHVNQGKDGIGSLEVEQKNTRSPEVTEHVNQQKDAIDSVETEQKTPRSPEVSPCNERVTYEEPTKGNNDLMTNSSTKLDQSVKVKEGGFAGEPKRFRKLWGSNSTTVLRTVHVNQEKDAIAFVEAEEKAPRFSEVPPCDERVASQEATDSRLEQCLGVGNSLGHENGAQFETSCVNNLPSEVHADPEISSSFSECCSSGSHANGNENHSESTAQETAFVGNSSQNVNNKEELELPCIDGLPCTSARNQILQEHFNVINADENKEIEVKISKLEGSSKSYLNFEEEKLPSFVDESCLQNKNERENEVNSESPIHEKMTKFGFEDKGDAYEDFQEGDMDQVAGSAEEEGYVTSGSGIANESEYEEAEDDIFVGDMESNVRTCGSFDKDPYQRQESQGSWGPQDLDNRMDKISDTISHGKERETKESLLENVEKTAAEEVLNHDCREGQKSMETVDYIWPKYVCAEFNVSSDKDGNVFDSADELISDNGSDYAMNMSTMSNNLQASFSEACSSIQHLSQKPQSISAEKADESTPVLGNLEVDCGEAGRKIPSENCEVSEEGQNIGIEMEERKREDNISNIRFMDQQPFYLDSDIRPKAAEGTASETILKSREEDLNVQRTKVRNDIKEAEGELEKEVKVVEEKEKECKMGKEKEQDKERQRRELEEQKEREMERAKDRLAVQRATREAHERAFAEVRAKAERIALERITSARQRASAEAHEKEEKATAQAALEQASREARMKAERAAVERATAEARERAIEKAKAAADAKERIGKFRSSFKDSFKAPNQDNQHEASSQKTAYNKHGKSMDSCVEVVEVESALRHKAKLERHQRTAERAAKALAEKNMRDMLVQREHAEKHRLAEFLDPEVKRWSNGKEGNLRALLSTLQYILGSDSGWQAVPLTDLITAAGVKKAYRKATLCVHPDKVQQRGATIRQKYICEKVFDLLKEAWNKYNSEER
- the LOC103651457 gene encoding uncharacterized protein isoform X2 encodes the protein MEDPLATAPPPRRPHRERRHRRKASDAAAAALAAQAASSYGDVFGGPPRFAPPPAAFAAGAGTAPADYAEVFGGVAASCSIPYLDLPPAVASGVGAGGYGEIFGRFDFGEFAVPYEDMLSGAESLVEEIASPSGSSRSSTRKESVRLDTEPSVPYQQVPDAGSGRHSDDEQFHAVSFPPDGEQTFTMSYNKITRGRPDDLVEMTACIVEPSISYVVDSCNLSNDLEMDYVPVMDSGTNANVVKEKMNLPNIADSGLECADSAYVVDHQQHIPTCPPISENICQDENYNKRSSTHSVSSEEAPSPDYPFLRVSNINLPAAPIKVQPPPMPPSKLLNKKGSNENGDSDVNPNSVAAAAAMKEAMQFAEARLKAAKELMEIKGVSSKFRKRPVHHKSTKSTEIKEYNAPEKAHLFEEKLDMRRLVKEENQSNDIALLDKNTGSVALEHSDHDKKGIISPGKPKEMMQNDSELEQLGEWTSDADFYELVSNDQKCRTNGAECRDNGLMTNSLAKLDRSENEKLGGFAGESKRSRKLWDCNNRTCLRTEHVNQGKDGIGSLEVEQKNTRSPEVTEHVNQQKDAIDSVETEQKTPRSPEVSPCNERVTYEEPTKGNNDLMTNSSTKLDQSVKVKEGGFAGEPKRFRKLWGSNSTTVLRTVHVNQEKDAIAFVEAEEKAPRFSEVPPCDERVASQEATDSRLEQCLGVGNSLGHENGAQFETSCVNNLPSEVHADPEISSSFSECCSSGSHANGNENHSESTAQETAFVGNSSQNVNNKEELELPCIDGLPCTSARNQILQEHFNVINADENKEIEVKISKLEGSSKSYLNFEEEKLPSFVDESCLQNKNERENEVNSESPIHEKMTKFGFEDKGDAYEDFQEGDMDQVAGSAEEEGYVTSGSGIANESEYEEAEDDIFVGDMESNVRTCGSFDKDPYQRQESQGSWGPQDLDNRMDKISDTISHGKERETKESLLENVEKTAAEEVLNHDCREGQKSMETVDYIWPKYVCAEFNVSSDKDGNVFDSADELISDNGSDYAMNMSTMSNNLQASFSEACSSIQHLSQKPQSISAEKADESTPVLGNLEVDCGEAGRKIPSENCEVSEEGQNIGIEMEERKREDNISNIRFMDQQPFYLDSDIRPKAAEGTASETILKSREEDLNVQRTKVRNDIKEAEGELEKEVKVVEEKEKECKMGKEKEQDKERQRRELEEQKEREMERAKDRLAVQRATREAHERAFAEVRAKAERIALERITSARQRASAEAHEKEEKATAQAALEQASREARMKAERAAVERATAEARERAIEKAKAAADAKERIGKFRSSFKDSFKAPNQDNQHEASSQKTAYNKHGKSMDSCVEVEVESALRHKAKLERHQRTAERAAKALAEKNMRDMLVQREHAEKHRLAEFLDPEVKRWSNGKEGNLRALLSTLQYILGSDSGWQAVPLTDLITAAGVKKAYRKATLCVHPDKVQQRGATIRQKYICEKVFDLLKEAWNKYNSEER